GCTCGTCGATGCCGGCGGACCGCGGAAACGTTAGGCGATCGTCCGGGCGGCCCTCAGATGCCGAGCGTCGCGAGGTATCCCCGGTTCCTACCCTGGGCGGCGACGACGGCGTCGAGCGTGTCGCCCGTCCGCAGGTAGCGGTCCTGCTCCACGACGACCCAGCCGTGGTAGTCGTGGCGACGGAGGGCGGCGACGACGTCGGCGATCCGGGCGTCACCTCGGCCGAGCTCGCAGAAGGCGCCGGCGCCGGTGAGCGCCTCGAAGTCCTCGCCGCGATCGCGGCCGGCAGCGAGGACCGCCGACGACACGTCTTTCAGGTGGACATGGCG
Above is a window of Chloroflexota bacterium DNA encoding:
- a CDS encoding TIM barrel protein, which translates into the protein MIGLERNPHRAAEICRSTGFEPVLHHHAATYVETADEIRRVLEAMDPSLLGLCLDTGHARFGGADPVTLVEAYHELIRHVHLKDVSSAVLAAGRDRGEDFEALTGAGAFCELGRGDARIADVVAALRRHDYHGWVVVEQDRYLRTGDTLDAVVAAQGRNRGYLATLGI